Proteins found in one Cheilinus undulatus linkage group 9, ASM1832078v1, whole genome shotgun sequence genomic segment:
- the LOC121514968 gene encoding tyrosine-protein kinase CSK-like, with the protein MTEVQTPWPQGTECVARYNFKGTSEQDLPFNKGDVLTIIIVTKDPNWYKAKNAAGQEGTIPANYVQKREGVKHGGKLSLMPWFHGKITRDQAEQLLNPPETGLFLVRESTNFPGDYTLCVSCDGKVEHYHIIYNNGKLTIDEEAFFENLMQLVEHYTKDADGLCTRLIKPKLEEGTVAAQDEFSRSGWSMNRKDLTLKQVIGKGEFGDVMVGDYRGTKVAVKCIKHDATAQAFIAEASVMTQLRHNNLVQLLGVIVEENGSLFIVTEYMAKGCLVDYLRSRGRTVLGGDALLNFALDVCEAMAYLEANNFVHRDLAARNVLVSDDNIAKVSDFGLTKEASSTQDTAKLPVKWTSPEALREKKFSTKSDVWSYGILLWEIYSFGRVPYPRIPLKDVVPRVEKGYKMDCPDGCPEVVYNIMKQCWNLEPAGRPSFQMLKEWLQHISQGRGKRQ; encoded by the exons ATGACAGAGGTCCAG ACTCCATGGCCGCAGGGCACAGAATGTGTGGCCAGGTACAACTTTAAAGGCACGTCAGAACAGGACCTGCCCTTCAACAAAGGGGATGTGTTGACTATTATTATTGTCACAAAG GATCCAAACTGGTACAAAGCTAAAAATGCTGCAGGTCAAGAGGGAACCATTCCTGCCAACTACGTTCAGAAAAGGGAAGGTGTGAAACATGGAGGCAAGCTGAGTCTAATGCC ATGGTTTCATGGGAAGATAACTCGAGACCAGGCTGAGCAGTTGCTAAACCCCCCAGAGACAGGCCTGTTCTTGGTGCGAGAGAGCACCAACTTCCCTGGCGACTACACTTTATGTGTGAGCTGCGACGGAAAGGTGGAGCACTACCACATCATCTACAACAATGGCAAGCTGACAATCGATGAAGAGGCGTTCTTTGAAAACCTCATGCAGCTGGTCGAG CACTACACCAAAGATGCCGATGGCTTGTGTACCAGACTAATAAAGCCAAAGCTGGAGGAGGGGACAGTGGCCGCTCAGGATGAGTTTTCTAGGA GTGGCTGGTCCATGAACAGAAAAGACCTAACGCTGAAGCAGGTCATTGGAAAAGGAGAGTTTGGAG ATGTAATGGTGGGAGACTATAGAGGGACTAAAGTAGCTGTGAAGTGCATAAAACATGATGCTACGGCACAGGCCTTCATTGCAGAGGCTTCTGTCATGAC GCAATTACGGCACAATAATCTGGTGCAGCTGTTGGGAGTGATTGTGGAAGAGAATGGCAGTCTGTTTATAGTAACTGAGTACATGGCTAAG GGCTGTTTGGTTGACTACTTACGCTCCAGAGGTCGGACGGTACTCGGTGGAGATGCTCTTCTTAATTTTGCACT AGACGTCTGCGAAGCCATGGCATACCTGGAAGCCAATAACTTTGTCCACAGAGACTTGGCAGCCCGCAACGTTCTGGTATCAGATGACAACATCGCCAAAGTCAGTGACTTCGGCCTGACGAAGGAGGCCTCGTCCACTCAAGATACAGCCAAACTTCCTGTGAAGTGGACCTCCCCAGAGGCCCTCAGAGAAAAG AAATTTTCAACCAAATCAGACGTTTGGAGTTACGGCATATTGCTTTGGGAGATTTACTCTTTTGGTAGAGTGCCTTATCCAAGAATT CCATTAAAAGATGTTGTGCCTCGAGTAGAGAAGGGATACAAAATGGACTGTCCAGACGGCTGTCCTGAGGTGGTGTATAACATCATGAAACAGTGCTGGAACCTGGAACCTGCTGGTCGACCAAGCTTTCAGATGTTGAAGGAGTGGCTACAACATATCAGCCAAGGGAGGGGAAAAAGACAATGA
- the adal gene encoding adenosine deaminase-like protein produces MDKEADIFYRELPKVELHAHLNGSVSCQTIEKLMSRKPHLNIEHNMTAIGKGQRRTLDECFQVFKSIHQLVDTEEDILMVATDVIREFAADGVKYLELRSTPRDEKNTGLTKKRYIETVIKAIQQCKNDDLDIDVRFLVAIDRRNGTEVAMETVKLAEELMLSSDGLVVGLDLSGDPTVGHGKDLLPALQKAKNCGLKLALHLSEVPSQLEETDLLLNLPPDRIGHGTFLHPEVGGSQSLVDKVLKNNIPLELCLTSNVKGKTVPCYSEHHFKYWYQLGHPSVICTDDKGVFSTDLSQEYQLAASTFGLSHEAVWNLSQQAIDCIFAPEDVKQQLRQKWTTLQPQVFQVTHAEKAKAD; encoded by the exons ATGGATAAGGAAGCTGATATCTTTTATCGGGAGCTGCCAAAAGTG GAGCTTCATGCTCACCTGAACGGCTCTGTGAGCTGTCAAACCATCGAGAAACTCATGAGCAGGAAGCCTCATCTTAACATTGAACACAACATGACTGCTATCGGTAAAGGACAACGGAGGACACTAGATGA gtgttttcagGTCTTCAAGTCAATACATCAGCTGGTGGACACCGAGGAGGACATCCTAATG GTGGCCACAGATGTTATCAGGGAGTTTGCAGCTGATGGTGTCAAATATTTAGAGCTGAGAAGTACACCAAGAGATGAGAAAAACACAG GACTGACAAAAAAGCGATATATTGAAACTGTCATTAAGGCCATCCAGCAGTGTAAAAATGACGACTTGGACATCGATGTCAG GTTTCTTGTGGCAATTGACCGCAGAAATGGGACTGAAGTTGCCATGGAGACAGTGAAGCTGGCAGAGGAGTTGATGCTGTCCTCTGATGGTTTGGTGGTGGGACTGGACCTCAGTGGAGATCCAACG GTTGGCCATGGCAAAGATTTACTTCCTGCTCTGCAGAAGGCAAAGAACTGTGGACTGAAGCTCGCGCTGCACCTCTCAGAA GTACCATCACAGCTGGAGGAGACGGACCTGCTGCTGAATCTTCCTCCGGACAGGATCGGCCACGGCACCTTCCTTCATCCAGAAGTTGGTGGATCTCAAAGTCTTGTTGATAAAGTGCTAAAGAACAACATACCACTGG AGCTTTGCCTGACTTCAAATGTCAAGGGAAAGACTGTACCATGTTACTCTGAACACCATTTTAAATACTGGTACCAGCTGGGACATCCCAGTGTGATTTGT ACGGATGATAAAGGAGTCTTCAGTACAGATTTGTCTCAGGAATATCAGCTGGCTGCCTCCACGTTTGGTCTCAGTCATGAAGCTGTGTGGAATCTCTCTCAGCAGGCCATAGACTGTATCTTTGCACCAGAGGATGTGAAACAGCAACTCAGACAGAAGTGGACTACTTTACAGCCTCAGGTGTTCCAAGTGACCCATGCAGAGAAAGCGAAAGCCGATTAA